In Rhodopirellula sp. P2, the DNA window TTCGTTGATTCGTCGCAGCGTGATCGGTTTTCCAATCGCTTGCTGAACGATTTCCCGGATCGCTTGCTTGTAAACAAGTGAATCGGACTCGTCGAAGTCGTAATGGATTCCGGTCAGCGAGTCGATCGCCGAGGACTGATCGAGTTTATCGTCGTGGTCGACGAGCACCACCGCTTCCAGCTCTCGCACCAACACACGGTCATCTTCGACCGGGGCGGGCAAGTCAGCCTTGGCGTCGACCTTGGGGATTGCGCCGGGCCGCAGGGGCAGTTCGAGCGGTTTGTAAGCCTCGTAGTTTTGTGCTTGGAGCGTGCTCTCACTCCACATGCACATCAAACCGACCACGCCGATCGCAATCGCGACCCGCACCATTGTACGTTTCATCACACCATCCCTGAATTGCCCCGCAGAAGACATCCCTTGAAGCACGATCCTTCGTGCCAAAGTCCTCCGCATTCATCAAACACGATCGACAGCCGTTCCAGGTGAACTCTTGTGCGGTGTGAGAGGGATTCAAAACCACGGTGCCCAGGTGGGTAACGTGACGATTGTAGTGGATCGGTCCATTCCAACGGCAGCCGCTTCACTCAAGAAATTCGTGGTGGAGGCCCTTCATCGTTACGAGCGGCACAGACCGGGGATCGATCCGGCTTTCCTTAACAAGAATAGAGTCCCTCACTGACAAACATGAAACATCGGTAAGAGTTGCGAGGAGATTCTCGGGGCAAGAGAGTCTCGGGGCACCAAATCTCAAGGCTAGAAGATGACTCTTTCCCGTTCTGCGACGACACGGTTTTTCGCGTCAAGCGTTTTGGTCACTCGGACAGCCAAGAGAAAGCGAGCAACGCTCTTTGCCGCGATTTGCTCGGTTGGGGTCACCGCGGGTACCGCTTCGGCCCAACTGCCAACCGGGGCCGATGTCGTCGCCGGGCAAGCCGCGATCTCGCAGGCCGCCGGCGTGATGAACGTCAACGCGACATCCAACCACGCGATTGTGAATTGGGATTCGTTCAACATCGGTGCGGGCAACACGGCCAATTTTAATCTGCCCGATGCCAGTTCATCGATCCTGAATCGCGTCACGACGCCCAGTATGCCATCGACGATTGCCGGAGCACTGAACTCCAACGGCAACGTCTTCCTGGTCAACCCATCAGGAATTGTCGTGTCGGGGTCCGGCATGGTGAACACCAACGGATTCACTGCATCGACGTTTGATGTTACCAACCAAGACTTCATGAACGGCGGGGCCCTGGCGTTTGCACCAGGCGAAGCCGCCGGCAGCATCGTCAACCACGGATCGATCGTCACCGGCAGCGGCGGTGCCCACCTGATTGCTGGCGACATCGCCAATCACGGCACCATCCAAAGCAATGGCGGCAACATCACGTTGACCTCGGGCGGCAGTGTCACGCTCGATAACGGTGTCACCTATGTGCAGCCATCGATGGCGACGCTGGAAAGCGGGATCAGTCCCACGGCCGGATTGATTCAAAACACGGGCACGATCCGAGCGACCGGTGCGGCCACCAGCGGCGGCGAGGTCTACCTCGTCAATCCGAATGGCAAGATTTTGCACGATGGTACGATCGCGGCGCAACGTAGCGGAACTCGTCAAGAGTATCGAACTGCGGACGATTCGGAAAACGAAAGTCTTGACGACTTCCGCTACGGAACCACGGTTGGCGGGCGCGTTCAACTCGAAGCGGATGACATCAAGCTAACGACGAACTCGTCAATCGATGCAACCGGAACGCACGGCGGCGGTGATGTCTTGGTCGGCGGCGACTGGCAGGGATCCGGCCCGATGACGCAGGCCACCACTGTCACGATGGATGCCGGCGCGACGATTGACGCATCAGCCACCGAGACCGGCGACGGCGGAACGATCGTGCTGTGGTCGGACATTTTCAACTCCGATTCCATCACCAGCGTGGCCGGAACGCTGCTGGCTCAAGCAGGCGATCTGCTGGGCAACGGCGGACAGATCGAAACGTCGGGGCATGACCTGAATATCGAAAGCACCGTGACGGTGGACGCGGGGGGCGGCGGACACTGGCTGCTGGATCCTTACAACATTGTGATCAGTGCACTCGGTGGCGATGTCACCGGAACGTCGATCGAAGCGTCCCTGAACGCTGGAACGTCCGTCACGCTGGACACCAGCACGCAAACGGTCGGTGCCGAAGCAGGCGACATTTTCGTTCAGGATGAAATTGATTCCACGGGAACCGGTTCGCTGACGTTGAAGGCAGATCGCGACATCTTCGTTGGCGAACACATGGTTCGGCTGACGGGCGATGGTGCCAATCTGAGCCTGCTTGCGAAGCGAAACATTCACGACGAAACAACCGCAGGCAACATTCATCTGGAAACCGGAACTGGCAATCTGTTGCTGGCCTCCGACACCGATGGCTCGGGCGGCGGCACGATCGACCTCCGAACAAGCGGAACCATTGACCTGCTGACCGGCGGTGGCGACATCACGCTGGGCGGTGGCAATGAACTGGGGACCGGCTACGCGCAAGGGTACGATGCGTCCACCAGCGAAGCGTTGATATTGGATGCTGGCGTTGGCACAACCCTTCATTCCAACGGCGGCGACATCAGCCTTAAAGGTCGCTCGGCGACGGCGACCGCAGCCAACGGCCATGGTGCGGAAGGGATTGCCATCCGTGGTGGCACAACGATCGACAGCGGCACCGGTGGAATTCATATCGAAGGCATTGGCCAGCAGTCAGGGACCAGCGACAGCAACGGCCAGGGCGTGTACTTCTACGGTGGTGGCGAGACCACGATCACGTCCGCAAAGGTGGCCTCGGATGCCATCGTGATCGTGGGCGACGCGAGTGCATCGGATTCGACGAAAAGCTTCGGGATCGACTTCGCTTCCAACATGTCGATTCATGCAACCGGTGATGGCGGTGGCATTCTGCTTGACGCCCATGCGGGTGCCGAGGCGACCGACATGATGTTCCGCACTGGAACACACGACGTTCTGGCCAGCAGCGGCCCCATCACACTGCAAGGCAACAAGGCCACAGGTTACTTGGAACTGGAAGCCAATACGGATCTCACGTTGGGATCCAAATCTGGCACCCCCGTCCCGACCAGCGCCGCGGACCTCACGATTCAGTTTGACCAGTACTGGTTCAACGACAATCGCCCCGATATCGCCACCAGCGGAAGCGTGACCTGGCAATCGTTCGGCACCGCGTTCGGGCAAAACGTTGACACCGACTGGTTCAGCTGGAACACGGACGCGGCCCAGAAGATCGGCGGCTTGACGATCGGTAAATCAACGAACACTCGCAATGTGACTTTCAATAGCGGTGACCTCGGCTCGTTGGCCAGTGGGCTGACGGTGGGCGGCGGAGTGACGGCTTACGGTGGAATCATCACAGTGGCCAACGATTTAACCAGCACCGGTACGGGCGACATTTTCTTGCAGGCTTTGGCGACGACGAACCCTGCCATCAACATTGCGGCGAATATCAGCAAGACGGGAGGCGACGTATCGACGTTCACCGCAAAGTCAGCTTCGCGAATTCAGCTAAGCAGCGGCATTATCGCCACGAACCCGGGCGGCATGAATGTCGTGTTGTGGTCGGACTATGACGGTGGCGATCAGGGCGGGGTCTCGATCGGTGGGAACGTCA includes these proteins:
- a CDS encoding two-partner secretion domain-containing protein gives rise to the protein MTLSRSATTRFFASSVLVTRTAKRKRATLFAAICSVGVTAGTASAQLPTGADVVAGQAAISQAAGVMNVNATSNHAIVNWDSFNIGAGNTANFNLPDASSSILNRVTTPSMPSTIAGALNSNGNVFLVNPSGIVVSGSGMVNTNGFTASTFDVTNQDFMNGGALAFAPGEAAGSIVNHGSIVTGSGGAHLIAGDIANHGTIQSNGGNITLTSGGSVTLDNGVTYVQPSMATLESGISPTAGLIQNTGTIRATGAATSGGEVYLVNPNGKILHDGTIAAQRSGTRQEYRTADDSENESLDDFRYGTTVGGRVQLEADDIKLTTNSSIDATGTHGGGDVLVGGDWQGSGPMTQATTVTMDAGATIDASATETGDGGTIVLWSDIFNSDSITSVAGTLLAQAGDLLGNGGQIETSGHDLNIESTVTVDAGGGGHWLLDPYNIVISALGGDVTGTSIEASLNAGTSVTLDTSTQTVGAEAGDIFVQDEIDSTGTGSLTLKADRDIFVGEHMVRLTGDGANLSLLAKRNIHDETTAGNIHLETGTGNLLLASDTDGSGGGTIDLRTSGTIDLLTGGGDITLGGGNELGTGYAQGYDASTSEALILDAGVGTTLHSNGGDISLKGRSATATAANGHGAEGIAIRGGTTIDSGTGGIHIEGIGQQSGTSDSNGQGVYFYGGGETTITSAKVASDAIVIVGDASASDSTKSFGIDFASNMSIHATGDGGGILLDAHAGAEATDMMFRTGTHDVLASSGPITLQGNKATGYLELEANTDLTLGSKSGTPVPTSAADLTIQFDQYWFNDNRPDIATSGSVTWQSFGTAFGQNVDTDWFSWNTDAAQKIGGLTIGKSTNTRNVTFNSGDLGSLASGLTVGGGVTAYGGIITVANDLTSTGTGDIFLQALATTNPAINIAANISKTGGDVSTFTAKSASRIQLSSGIIATNPGGMNVVLWSDYDGGDQGGVSIGGNVNTGGGHFWAGGSDVVAGSATWNGLTVGNGPSVGQLNYNHNAMDLYADISTSGGDVLLWGGDGYSSGIDGIGVIGDRIISSGAGAITLIGDDINTGTITVNSTGHFTYQPNGNAWSSYGGQFDYTGTISGNTFTGAGDADWLKINDYNTLGGLTLGKIGNTTGIQVYQAVDVNGPINLYGGFINVNGNLTSSLAGAGILLRSTGNISTDPSRTLQTNGGDITLWSDSDSSGQGYILVGQDSTLDSRTAADRTAGTHTIGGGKITLGGGADDGSGSPSGYAIAVGADTTRAGINLGSTANSANTTNIYSGGGDVSMKGQSDSNTMGVMWLDGGTLDAGNTGRVNIEGVNTSTGHGVEIGAYNQGSSPIIRASGGSESVAAVKITGSTATTGGNLGVQLQKLTVQSLGSGRIDITGSTSGSGYGVGLYTANLLSANGSINVGGGTAGITLDNTTIGQKAATPVTTSSSDINLTGDRLIVSGTNVVDTSGVLTVQPFSTSFSSTLNWPISGLGTTSQLGGLTLGKSGNTADISINSAQNVDGAIQVYGGTLAINDDLISAATSGTGVLLHGSQIVQNAGVTVSTDGANIEYVAAGAPVTAGHDYAVSFVGASGSKATVDAAGGDISINGSYGTTGVSGGSDRAIRISEAELKTSGSGTISMVGDATNNASTINVWGFQGSDSVIQTESGAINLTMTGGKASANSRGMAIENSGFKILSESGAITLRDLAPVGLTGTYNGLYLRPSSSTDITIGADGSTVATSSSDILIQSDRVFFDINGSFGNTINTSGNLVIESTADSFAGSPSLAGLNISGTPASLRIGKAGNVTGFTLPKNITTAGDQTYNGPVTLSGDSSFASSNSIIEFANTVDSDSTARSLSVNAGSTGELTFNGGVGGGNALASLNITAGGGIQLSNARSISVGDTGRI